CCCCAGAGAATCTTGTGGAGCTGCGGCTGGAAGCGCACCGGAAGGCGGTCCTCAAGAATCCATTCGGCCAGCACCGCGGGCGCCATCCGTCCCCAGACGGGCGCGAAGAGCACGGGGCAGCGCTCCGCGAGGCGCAGGGCCCGCGTCTTGGCGCGCGCCCACTCGTAATCGCCGCGGTCGGCGATGACGAATTTGACCTCGTCCCTTTCTCCAAGGAGCTCCAGGTTGGCGTAAACGTTTCGCTCGCACTCGCCGCTTGAGGGGCATTTGAGGTCCACGATTTTAATGACCTCGCGCGGAAGCGGCGAAACGTCGCGCGCCCCGCTCGTCTCGACCATCACGTCGTAGCCCTCGCTCAGGAGGCGGCGCATCAGCGGCACCATCGCGCGGTGCTGGAGCATGGGCTCGCCACCCGTGAACTCCACGAGGCGGCACGGGTGGCGGCGCACCTCGCCGTGCACGTCGGCCAGGGTCATCTGCCGGCCTTCGTAGAAGGCGTATTCCGTGTCGCACCAGACGCAGCGGAGGTCGCAGCCCGTCAGGCGCACGAAGACGCACGGCCGGCCGGCGCGCGTGGTTTCGCCCTGGAGGCTGAAAAAAATTTCGTTGATCCGAAGCCGGAGTGGTTTTGCCATCAGGAATTTCTTTTCGCGAACAAGCGCTTCCCTCTCCAGTGTAATGTTTCATGAACGGCTTGACAAACCCGTGCCCCCTCCGGTCTTTTGGAAACCCGGAGCTTTGATTTTTCGTCCGTGCCTGCGCTATCCTAAGACAGAAGCGATGCATCGCAGCACGCATCCCCTTTGGTGAGCACTCATGAAACGCGTCTACCTCGACCATAACGCCACGTGTCCCGTCGACCCGCGCGTCCGCGACGCCGTCGCGCCGTTCCTCGAGGGTGACTTCGGGAACCCCTCGAGCGTCCACCGCTTCGGCCAGGCCGTGAGGGCCGCGGTGGAGCGGGCGCGCGAGCAGGTGGCGCGGCTTCTGAACGCCGACGTGGACGAGATCGTCTTCACGAGCGGCGGCACCGAGTCGGACAACCTGGCGCTCCACGGCGCCGTGCGCGCCCTGCGCCAAAAGGCGGAGCGCCCCCACGTCATCACGAGCGCCATCGAGCATCCCGCCGTCGCGGACACGGCCGAGGCGCTCAAGGACACAGGTTGCGACGTCACTTACCTTCCCGTGACGCGGGAAGGCCTCGTGACCCCGGATGTCCTGCGCCAGGCCCTTCGCAAGGAGACGGTGCTCGTGAGCGTGATGCTCACAAACAACGAGATAGGCGTCATCGAGCCCGTCGAGGAGCTCGTGCCCGTCGCGCACGACGCCGGCGCGCTCTTTCACTGCGACGCCGTGCAGGCCGTGGGAAAGATTCCCGTGGACGTCAGGGCGCTCGGCGCGGATCTGGTTTCCGTCTCGGGGCACAAGTTCTACGCCCTGAAGGGCGCGGGCGCGCTCTACGTCAAGCGCGACACCCCAATGGAGTGCTTCGTCACGGGCGGCCACCAGGAGGAGGGCCGCCGCGGCGGCACGGAGAACGTCGTGGGCATCGTGGGCATGGGGCGCGCTGCGGAGCTCGCCCGGACGGAATTCCTTCAGGCCGCGCCGCATGTGGCGGCCCTGCGCGACAAGCTGGAGAAAGGCATCCTCGAAAAAATCCCGAACGTGCAGGTGAACGGCTCGCGCGAGCGCCGCGTCTCGAACACCCTAAACGTCTCGTTCAAGGGCGTGGACGGCGAGGCCGTGCTCATCAGCCTGGACCTGAAAGGCGTCGCGGTCTCGACGGGCTCCGCGTGCTCCTCGGGCTCGGTCGATCCCTCGCCCGTGCTCGAATCCCTCGGCATCTCCAAGGAGGACAACAAGGCGAGCATCCGCTTCAGCCTCGGCGTCGGCACCACCGAGGAGGATATCGAGTACGTGCTGAAGGTGCTTCCCAGCGTGGTGAAGGAAATTAGGAAAATCTCGATGGTGGCGTGAGGCGATGATTGTGCTGAAGCGCAACATTGCTCTCTTTCTACTTTCCATACAGAACGGTCTGCAATGAGCGGAACAATCCCGCATTTTAACTATAGAAACGCCATTCAGGAAGACGGACGGCTACATTTAAAAGAAAGGTTCTTCTTAAGGCTTGGAAGTCTTTTATTGATTGGATTTTCTCTCTTCATGCTGTGGGTAACATGGATGTTTTTTCAAGGAAAGAGCTTTGAGGCAGGTGGGCCGATTATGGCACTATCACAATATGATTGGCGTTGGTGGCTATGGGTTTTTCTTTGGTTTCTTATGATAGCAGTAGGATTCTTTGCCTTTGCGAACCACAGAGTGTTCACTATAGACCGCAAAGAAGAAATTGTCTTCCTGGGCCGCCGACTTGCTTTTAATCAACAGATTCACTTCGAAAACATAGAGAAAGTGTGGGTCTCAAGCACGTTGGCTGGGAGTTACAATCGGCTGCTGTGGGCTGTCGCCATCCATACGGGAAAACAAGAGATCTCTATTGACACCTTCTATAATCTTGAAGACGCCAAGAAATTTGCAAAATTGATTGCAAGATATCTTAGCAAACCAGTTGAATCCGAAGAAAACAGCGAATCGGCAGATACCTAATTTAGAATCCCTGCCGTCTTGGTGTTACCCCTCCCCTTTCCTCTTCCCCTAGTGCTTCATCAGCTCTTCCGACAGCTTCTCGTGCTCGGGCGTGGGCTCGAGAAGATACGCGTAGGGTTTGAGGAGAATCTCCAGGGAGGACTCTTCCACGACGAGTAGCGTGTCGTCCCACCCCTCGACGCGGGCGTAGACGCGGCCATCCTCCGGGCCGCGCCCGAAGGACGCGGACTCGGAGCGCTCGTCGCTTCCGGCTCGCAATTGGAGAAACGGCTCGTCGAGGCCGAGGGGCGCCTCGTCCTCGGGCACGGGGGAAAACCCCGACGCCCTCAAGTGGGTGATTGTCGAAATAACGTCGTCGGCCTGCATGCGGTCGGGGTCTTTCTCGCCCTCGGGCTCGAGAACGCGCCACGTCCAGTCCTCTTTCGCGAGGACGTAGGAGCCT
The DNA window shown above is from Acidobacteriota bacterium and carries:
- a CDS encoding cysteine desulfurase, whose protein sequence is MKRVYLDHNATCPVDPRVRDAVAPFLEGDFGNPSSVHRFGQAVRAAVERAREQVARLLNADVDEIVFTSGGTESDNLALHGAVRALRQKAERPHVITSAIEHPAVADTAEALKDTGCDVTYLPVTREGLVTPDVLRQALRKETVLVSVMLTNNEIGVIEPVEELVPVAHDAGALFHCDAVQAVGKIPVDVRALGADLVSVSGHKFYALKGAGALYVKRDTPMECFVTGGHQEEGRRGGTENVVGIVGMGRAAELARTEFLQAAPHVAALRDKLEKGILEKIPNVQVNGSRERRVSNTLNVSFKGVDGEAVLISLDLKGVAVSTGSACSSGSVDPSPVLESLGISKEDNKASIRFSLGVGTTEEDIEYVLKVLPSVVKEIRKISMVA
- a CDS encoding radical SAM protein, whose translation is MAKPLRLRINEIFFSLQGETTRAGRPCVFVRLTGCDLRCVWCDTEYAFYEGRQMTLADVHGEVRRHPCRLVEFTGGEPMLQHRAMVPLMRRLLSEGYDVMVETSGARDVSPLPREVIKIVDLKCPSSGECERNVYANLELLGERDEVKFVIADRGDYEWARAKTRALRLAERCPVLFAPVWGRMAPAVLAEWILEDRLPVRFQPQLHKILWGERRGA